One Cucurbita pepo subsp. pepo cultivar mu-cu-16 chromosome LG20, ASM280686v2, whole genome shotgun sequence genomic window carries:
- the LOC111782850 gene encoding histone H2B.7-like, which translates to MAPKAEKKPAEKKPAAEEKKAEKAPAEKKPRAEKKLPKDAADKKKKRAKKSIETYKIYIFKVLKQVHPDIGISSKAMGIMNSFINDIFEKLAQESSKLARYNKKPTITSREIQTAVRLVLPGELAKHAVSEGTKAVTKFTSS; encoded by the coding sequence ATGGCGCCAAAGGCCGAGAAGAAACCCGCCGAGAAGAAGCCGGCAGCGGAGGAGAAGAAGGCGGAGAAAGCACCGGCGGAGAAGAAGCCGAGAGCGGAAAAGAAGCTGCCCAAAGACGCCGCcgataagaaaaagaaaagagcgAAGAAGAGCATCGAGACATACAAGATCTACATCTTTAAGGTACTCAAGCAAGTTCATCCTGATATCGGAATCTCCAGTAAAGCCATGGGGATTATGAACAGTTTCATCAACGACATCTTTGAGAAGCTCGCTCAGGAATCGTCGAAGCTCGCTCGCTACAACAAGAAGCCGACCATTACCTCTCGGGAGATCCAAACGGCGGTGCGCCTTGTTCTTCCTGGTGAGTTGGCTAAGCACGCCGTCTCTGAAGGTACTAAGGCGGTTACCAAGTTTACTAGCTCTTAG
- the LOC111783605 gene encoding protein SENSITIVE TO PROTON RHIZOTOXICITY 2 — protein MNSNSHMPFSSDFHSTSLLYNLSILKDKLHQIQSVVSLVVYDFQNSTESLPRDLSQLPTVNSLIQELIMAASSMLFTCQEMNNFAVNSSLHNDVVDNNLQGLVDNDNRPSIALLDVANDHRHHQNWYNMTSTTNNDDNDNNSSRVTTTKTTQDYRTTIDIVELDATDLLAKYTHYCQICGKGFKRDANLRMHMRAHGDEYKASGALSNPEKSHRRDMNINKKLGTKYSCPQEGCRWNQKHAKFQPLKSLICVKNHYKRTHCPKMYVCKLCSGKKFSVLSDLRTHEKHCGDMKWVCSCGTTFYRKDKLMGHVALFVGHAPAISSSVRA, from the exons ATGAATTCAAATTCCCATATGCCTTTCTCTTCTGATTTCCATTCAACTTCCCTCCTTTACAACCTCTCTATTTTGAAGGACAAGCTCCACCAAATCCAATCCGTTGTCTCCCTCGTCGTCTACGACTTTCAAAACTCGACCGAGTCCCTCCCTCGAGACTTGTCGCAGTTACCGACGGTCAACTCTCTGATCCAGGAACTCATCATGGCTGCTTCTTCCATGTTGTTCACATGTCAAGAGATGAATAACTTCGCTGTGAACTCGTCGTTACATAACGATGTTGTCGATAATAATCTCCAAGGTCTTGTTGACAACGATAATCGACCTTCCATCGCCCTTCTCGACGTGGCCAACGATCATCGGCATCATCAGAATTG GTACAACATGACATCTACTACTAATAACGACGACAACGACAACAATAGCAGTAGAGTAACGACAACGAAAACAACACAAGATTATCGAACTACGATCGATATTGTCGAACTAGACGCGACAGATCTTCTTGCAAAATACACCCATTATTGCCAAATTTGCGGGAAAGGGTTCAAGCGGGACGCGAACCTACGAATGCACATGCGAGCACACGGGGACGAGTACAAAGCGAGCGGGGCGTTGAGTAACCCGGAGAAGAGTCATAGAAGGGATATGAacataaacaagaaattagGGACTAAATACTCATGTCCACAAGAGGGCTGCAGATGGAACCAAAAACATGCCAAGTTTCAGCCGTTGAAATCACTGATTTGTGTGAAAAATCATTACAAGAGAACCCATTGCCCCAAAATGTATGTCTGCAAGCTCTGCAGCGGCAAGAAATTTTCAGTGCTATCAGATTTGAGGACTCATGAGAAACACTGTGGAGACATGAAATGGGTTTGTTCTTGTGGCACCACATTTTACAGGAAAGATAAGCTCATGGGTCATGTCGCTCTGTTCGTCGGGCATGCCCCGGCAATCAGTTCGTCGGTAAGAGCGTAG
- the LOC111782574 gene encoding uncharacterized protein LOC111782574, whose product MATGNTYFSRSKFRFLPTADGPDHRRTDSVFELDESDLFNSPRSSASPEFRRSVSKSRISKRISAVDDEDRSVKTVTAASLPVNIPDWSKILRNEYIENRRDGFDDEDDDDDEEDGVGGGDFEDGRFRVPPHEFLAKTRIASFSVHEGVGRTLKGRDLSRVRDAIWQKTGFED is encoded by the coding sequence atgGCTACTGGTAACACTTACTTCTCCCGCTCCAAGTTCCGCTTTCTTCCCACCGCCGACGGTCCCGACCACCGCCGTACCGACTCCGTCTTCGAGCTCGACGAGTCCGACCTCTTCAACTCTCCTCGCTCCAGCGCTTCTCCGGAGTTCCGCCGTTCGGTCTCCAAATCGCGAATCTCGAAGCGGATTTCGGCTGTCGACGATGAAGACCGAAGCGTAAAGACGGTGACCGCAGCGTCGCTGCCTGTCAACATCCCTGACTGGTCGAAGATCTTGAGGAACGAGTATATCGAGAATCGGAGAGACGGATTTGACGATGAAgacgatgacgatgatgaGGAAGACGGCGTTGGCGGCGGTGATTTCGAGGATGGGAGATTTAGGGTTCCGCCGCACGAATTTCTCGCGAAAACGAGAATCGCTTCGTTTTCGGTTCATGAAGGAGTCGGAAGAACATTGAAAGGGAGAGATCTGAGTCGAGTCCGTGATGCGATTTGGCAAAAAACTGGATTCGAAGATTGA
- the LOC111783122 gene encoding pescadillo homolog, with translation MVNKVTRKKHYRPPGQKKEGNAARYVTRSQAVKQLQVSLPVFRKLCIFKGVFPREPKKKVKGNHHTYYHLKDVAFLHHEPLLEKFRDIRAYEKKISKADAKKNKERANFLKEHRPTYVLDRIIRERYPKFIDALRDLDDCLSMVHLFAALPAQERLKVEAKRIHNCRRLSHEWQAFISRTHKLRKVFISVKGIYYQAEVEGQKITWLTPHSLHQALTDDVDLTVILNFMEFYETLLAFVNFHVYHSINLKYPPILDPHLEALAADLYALSRYFDANTRSSLLDSQTSSSSGYEQVDAEENSELRLAQLQHQLSLNEPTALMHLVEDAAGKNEDEDEDEDTRECKKLFKNMKFFLSREVPRESLLFVIPAFGGMVSWEGDGAPFTESDKTITHQIVDRPTQTHKFLSREYVQPQWVFDCVNTRLILPTEDYLVGRVPPPHLSPFVDNEAEGYVPDYAETLNRLKAAAKSEVLPLPGVGKEDLDDSQKLLAEGIIDRAEAIEAAEKKQKMMALEKQYHDELKLELQGVQYSSATSNVDKQSSDQENEGGEDADLPDPEQIAEDNANLPLVVMSRNKKKLYEAMQIGKRRKKGEIDLLKERKRKHKESKKSQ, from the exons ATGGTGAACAAAGTTACGAGGAAGAAGCATTACAGGCCTCCG GGGCAGAAGAAGGAGGGTAACGCAGCGAGATATGTGACCAGGTCGCAGGCTGTGAAGCAGCTGCAAGTTAGTTTGCCAGTTTTCAG GAAGCTATGCATTTTCAAGGGAGTTTTTCCTCGTGAGCCAAAAAAGAAGGTTAAAGGAAATCACCACACTTACTACCATTTGAAGGACGTTGCTTTTCTTCATCATGAGCCACTTCTGGAGAAATTCAGAGATATTAGGGcatatgaaaagaagataagcAAAGCTGATGCAAAGAAGAATAAGGAGCGTGCAAACTTTCTGAAAGAACACAGGCCTACATATGTATTAGACAGGATAATAAGGGAGAG ATACCCAAAATTCATTGATGCACTTAGAGATTTGGATGATTGCCTCTCAATGGTGCACCTTTTTGCGGCACTACCTGCACAAGAGAGGTTAAAGGTTGAGGCAAAGCGCATTCATAATTGTCGAAG GTTGAGTCATGAATGGCAAGCATTTATTTCTCGAACTCATAAACTACGAAAAGTTTTTATATCTGTGAAAGGCATTTATTATCAG GCTGAGGTAGAAGGACAGAAGATTACATGGCTGACACCGCATTCGCTGCATCAGGCATTGACTGATGATGTTGACCTAACTGTTATTCTTAACTTCATGGAATTTTATGAG ACTCTTCTTGCCTTTGTGAACTTTCACGTATATCACTCAATTAATTTGAAGTATCCACCGATTCTGGACCCTCATTTGGAGGCTTTGGCAGCAG ATCTTTATGCTTTGTCAAGATACTTTGATGCCAACACTAGAAGTTCCCTATTAGATTCTCAGACTTCTAGTTCATCTGGATATGAACAAGTAGATGCTGAAGAAAACTCTGAACTTAGACTTGCGCAGCTTCAACACCAGCTATCCTTAAATGAGCCGACTGCTTTGATGCATCTTGTTGAAGATGCAGCTGGTAAGAATGAGGATGAAGATGAGGATGAAGATACTAGAGAATGTAAGAAACTTTTTAAGAACATGAAGTTCTTCTTAAGCCGTGAG GTTCCTAGAGAATCACTACTTTTTGTTATTCCTGCTTTTGGTGGCATGGTTTCTTGGGAAGGAGATGGAGCACCTTTTACGGAATCTGACAAGACTATTACCCATCAG ATTGTAGACCGACCAACCCAGACTCACAAGTTCCTATCTAGAGAGTATGTTCAGCCACAATGGGTTTTTGATTGTGTGAATACACGGTTGATCTTGCCGACTGAAGATTATTTGGTGGGAAG GGTTCCTCCACCACACTTGTCACCTTTTGTTGACAATGAGGCGGAAGGATATGTTCCAGATTATGCTGAGACCCTTAACCGTTTGAAGGCAGCTGCTAAAAGTGAAGTCTTGCCATTGCCGGGAGTAGGGAAAGAAGATTTGGATGATTCCCAGAAATTATTGGCTGAAGGTATCATTGATCGAGCTGAGGCTATCGAAGCTGCtgaaaagaaacagaag ATGATGGCTCTTGAGAAACAGTATCATGATGAGCTAAAATTGGAGCTTCAAGGAGTACAATATTCATCAGCAACTTCAAATGTTGATAAGCAGTCGTCTGATCAGGAGAATGAGGGTGGTGAGGATGCGGACCTCCCTGATCCGGAACAAATAGCCGAAGATAATGCTAACCTGCCATTGGTTGTGATGTCACGGAACAAGAAAAAACTTTATGAAGCGATGCAG ATTGgtaaaagaaggaagaagggtGAAATTGATCTTCTcaaagaaaggaagagaaaacaTAAAGAATCTAAAAAATCGCAGTAA